One window of Nostoc sp. C052 genomic DNA carries:
- a CDS encoding tetratricopeptide repeat protein: MPKHVRLISFLMICSLWSMPKAANAQALIPHTLQLDATKLEKQGLSLAQEAAQLAQFQQVDLALPRARLASQLAPGNDKVWLLLGGLQLQTKEFDGAIASLKKAQSINPKNGDILFALGSANFQQKNYQAAVVNYQDGLKLKPNDPEGLFDLGNAYYLLGRLPDAIAQYDKAVSHDKKFWPALNNIGLINYEQGNIPEAIKRWQSAVTLDKQAAEPLLALAVALYTKGDHQQGLTLGEAALRIDSRYANLNFLKENLWGDRLLSDTKKFLELPRIQAAIQQRENSSSAPTPKKQPTQ; the protein is encoded by the coding sequence GTGCCTAAACATGTACGTTTGATTTCTTTTCTAATGATCTGTAGTTTGTGGAGTATGCCAAAAGCCGCTAACGCGCAGGCATTAATACCCCACACACTGCAACTAGATGCGACAAAGTTAGAGAAGCAGGGGTTGAGCTTGGCACAAGAGGCAGCTCAACTAGCTCAGTTTCAACAGGTTGACTTAGCTTTGCCACGAGCGCGGCTGGCTAGTCAGCTGGCTCCTGGCAATGATAAGGTATGGTTGCTGTTAGGTGGATTGCAACTGCAAACTAAAGAGTTTGACGGGGCGATCGCTAGTCTAAAAAAAGCGCAATCTATCAACCCCAAAAATGGTGATATTTTGTTTGCTTTGGGTTCAGCTAATTTTCAACAGAAAAATTACCAGGCTGCTGTTGTCAATTACCAAGATGGTTTGAAGTTAAAACCCAACGATCCAGAGGGTTTATTTGATTTGGGTAATGCTTACTATTTGCTGGGTCGATTACCAGATGCGATCGCCCAGTACGATAAAGCAGTATCCCATGATAAAAAATTCTGGCCAGCGCTTAACAATATTGGCTTAATCAACTACGAGCAGGGTAACATCCCCGAAGCGATTAAGCGATGGCAATCGGCTGTAACCCTTGATAAACAAGCCGCAGAACCTCTATTAGCCTTGGCAGTGGCACTCTATACTAAAGGCGATCATCAACAAGGGCTAACCTTGGGAGAAGCTGCACTCCGTATCGATTCGCGCTATGCTAATTTGAATTTCCTCAAAGAAAATCTTTGGGGCGATCGCCTCCTGTCTGATACGAAAAAATTCCTAGAATTACCCCGTATTCAAGCAGCCATACAGCAACGAGAAAACTCATCATCAGCGCCTACGCCTAAAAAACAGCCTACTCAATAG
- a CDS encoding TolC family protein, with the protein MNFSLFFVHSTWISVAFAVALPSSIAILFPALASAATPPKPQNSSSSVQAPDYLNPNPNPLQFPTKPEEVKIQGTVPITLTQALELAQRNNRDLQVAILQLERSRSSLRESQAALFPTLGINGSLTNSGNGFVSNSSQPSTSFNGSAQLNYNAYTSGNREATIRAAEEQLRVDELNVESQSLTIRLNATTQYYDLQQADEEVRINRSAVENAQASLRDTQARLSAGVGTQFDVLQAQVNLANTQQLLTNAISKQRIARRQIATLLSLSQSVDITAADPVELSSLWPETVEQSIVQAFQNRPELQQFLAQRNIYEQQRRQALSQLGPQISLAGSYNVLDRYNDGVSITDGYSAAIQGNLSLFDGGVARARAAQSKANIAIAETQFANQRDQIRFDVEQYYSKLQSNLDNVQTSSVALNQAREALNLARLRFQAGVGTQTEVISAENDLTRAEGNRVTAILDYNRALANLQKSVTSRASR; encoded by the coding sequence ATGAATTTCAGCTTGTTTTTCGTGCATTCTACCTGGATTAGTGTCGCGTTTGCTGTAGCCTTGCCGTCAAGTATCGCTATTCTTTTTCCAGCTTTAGCCAGTGCTGCAACTCCCCCCAAACCGCAGAATTCCTCAAGTTCTGTACAGGCTCCTGATTACCTCAACCCTAATCCCAATCCTCTCCAATTTCCTACCAAACCTGAAGAAGTAAAGATTCAGGGAACTGTGCCAATCACTTTGACACAAGCTTTGGAACTAGCACAACGCAACAATCGAGACTTACAGGTAGCCATATTACAGCTAGAACGCAGTCGTTCATCTCTACGCGAGTCTCAAGCTGCCTTATTTCCTACTCTGGGAATCAATGGTAGTCTAACCAACAGTGGTAATGGTTTTGTTAGCAATTCATCTCAACCCAGCACTTCTTTCAATGGTTCAGCACAACTGAACTATAATGCTTATACTTCCGGCAATCGAGAGGCAACCATCCGAGCAGCTGAAGAACAACTACGTGTGGATGAATTGAATGTTGAAAGTCAGTCTCTCACAATTAGGTTGAATGCCACCACTCAATACTACGATTTGCAACAAGCCGATGAAGAAGTAAGAATTAATCGGTCTGCTGTGGAAAATGCCCAGGCTAGTTTGCGGGATACTCAAGCTCGACTAAGTGCTGGAGTAGGTACGCAATTTGATGTGCTGCAAGCTCAAGTGAATTTAGCAAATACCCAACAACTTCTGACTAATGCTATCTCAAAACAGCGCATTGCCCGTCGTCAGATTGCCACTCTGTTAAGTTTGTCGCAGTCAGTTGATATCACTGCCGCCGATCCCGTAGAATTATCGAGTCTTTGGCCGGAGACAGTAGAACAAAGTATTGTCCAAGCATTTCAAAATCGTCCAGAATTACAACAGTTTTTAGCACAACGTAATATTTATGAGCAACAGCGACGACAGGCACTTTCACAGCTAGGGCCACAAATTAGTTTGGCTGGCAGCTACAACGTGTTAGATCGGTATAACGATGGCGTCAGCATTACTGATGGGTATTCCGCAGCAATTCAAGGAAATCTAAGTTTGTTTGATGGGGGTGTAGCAAGAGCGCGTGCGGCTCAATCGAAAGCTAATATTGCGATCGCAGAGACTCAATTTGCTAACCAACGCGACCAAATTCGCTTTGATGTAGAACAGTACTACTCTAAATTGCAATCCAATTTAGATAATGTGCAGACTTCTAGTGTGGCTTTAAATCAAGCCAGAGAAGCTCTGAATTTAGCAAGGCTGAGGTTTCAAGCTGGTGTAGGCACTCAAACAGAGGTGATCTCTGCTGAAAATGACCTGACAAGAGCAGAAGGTAATCGAGTCACGGCTATTTTGGATTACAATCGCGCTTTAGCTAATTTGCAAAAATCAGTCACTTCCAGAGCTTCGCGTTAA
- the gyrA gene encoding DNA gyrase subunit A: protein MAKQLNLLSTGQVIPTALHTEMQRSYLEYAMSVIVGRALPDVRDGLKPVHRRILYAMHELGLVPDRPYRKCARVVGDVLGKYHPHGDQSVYDALVRLVQDFSSRYPLLAGHGNFGSVDNDPPAAMRYTETRLAPISHEGMLTEIGEETVEFVGNFDNSQQEPTVLPAQLPFLLLNGCSGIAVGMATNVPPHNLGEVVDGLIALIDNPDLPDEKLFELIPGPDFPTGGEIIGEAGIREAYTTGKGGILLRGVATLEEIPASRGSKRRTAIIITELPYQVNKAAWIEKVADLVNQGRLQGISDLRDESDREGMRVVIELKRDTNPQEILQHLYHQTSLQMTFGAILLAIVDGQPRQLSLRQLLQEFLKFREETLNRRYNYELGKAQSRVHLVEGLLKALSNLDEVIQILRQAPDGSTAKINLCSQLDLSEVQGDAILAMPLRRLTSLEQQNLQQEFEQISGQISLLEQLLNDRHELLKALKKDLRSLKRKYNDPRRTKIGEEQKSRVEEQKSRAEEEEELKSSEPAEEAVLEFTQRGYVRRTQPSGRKSKTENGLHDNDFIIQTVLTDTGKDLLILTGGGKVYPVNVGEIPPTTGRSPRGKPLITMLSSTAQGAQEAVVSRFLLPENLETRQMILLTKQGRIKRLSLEEFTNLTRRGITILKLKDDDELSFTQFTAPGAHLILASSGGRMLRFAVNDEQLPIMGRTAMGLQAFRLLKNQQMVGCVTVGKDDQLLLVTQEGYAKRMAASQLRAANRGDLGTQALKFASKTDNLAGMVMAMPSAGYANASGEVALVTNKERVVRIPVETVPLLGRDVKGESILQLSRDEKIITVAEVRS from the coding sequence ATGGCAAAACAGTTAAACCTTCTCTCAACGGGACAGGTAATTCCAACAGCCCTGCATACCGAGATGCAGCGGTCTTATCTAGAATATGCCATGAGCGTGATTGTCGGGCGAGCGCTACCAGACGTGCGTGATGGCTTAAAACCAGTGCATCGCCGCATTTTGTATGCAATGCACGAACTCGGTTTAGTACCAGATAGACCCTATCGAAAATGTGCCCGTGTAGTGGGTGATGTGTTGGGTAAATACCATCCCCACGGCGACCAATCAGTTTACGATGCTTTAGTTAGGCTGGTGCAGGATTTTTCTAGCCGCTATCCTTTACTAGCAGGACACGGTAACTTTGGCAGTGTCGATAATGACCCGCCAGCGGCGATGCGCTACACAGAAACGCGCCTCGCACCCATCAGCCATGAGGGAATGCTGACAGAAATTGGGGAAGAAACTGTGGAATTTGTCGGGAACTTCGATAATTCCCAGCAAGAACCAACGGTGTTACCTGCTCAGTTGCCGTTTCTGTTGCTTAATGGCTGTTCTGGTATTGCCGTAGGCATGGCAACCAATGTACCACCACACAATTTGGGCGAAGTTGTCGATGGGTTAATTGCCTTAATCGACAACCCAGATTTACCAGATGAAAAATTATTTGAGCTAATTCCAGGGCCAGATTTTCCCACTGGTGGAGAAATAATCGGTGAAGCGGGAATTAGGGAAGCATACACCACAGGTAAAGGTGGAATTCTACTGCGGGGAGTCGCAACTCTGGAAGAAATTCCAGCCAGCAGGGGAAGTAAGCGACGGACGGCAATTATCATTACAGAATTGCCTTATCAAGTGAATAAGGCTGCCTGGATTGAGAAGGTAGCGGACTTAGTAAATCAAGGACGTTTGCAAGGAATTTCCGATCTGCGGGATGAAAGCGATCGCGAAGGGATGCGGGTGGTAATTGAACTCAAACGCGATACCAATCCCCAAGAAATTCTCCAGCATTTATATCACCAAACTTCTTTACAGATGACTTTTGGGGCGATTCTCCTCGCAATAGTGGATGGACAACCCCGCCAGTTAAGTTTGCGCCAACTGTTGCAGGAATTTTTGAAATTCCGAGAAGAGACGCTGAACCGTCGCTACAATTACGAGTTGGGTAAGGCTCAAAGTCGCGTGCATTTAGTAGAAGGTTTGCTGAAAGCGCTATCTAATTTGGATGAGGTAATTCAAATTTTGCGCCAAGCTCCCGATGGCAGTACGGCAAAAATTAATCTTTGTAGCCAACTAGATTTGAGTGAGGTACAAGGAGATGCAATTCTCGCTATGCCGTTGCGCCGCCTCACTAGTTTAGAACAGCAAAATTTGCAGCAAGAATTTGAGCAGATCAGTGGACAAATTAGTTTGTTGGAGCAATTACTCAACGATCGCCACGAATTATTGAAGGCACTGAAAAAAGATTTGCGATCGCTCAAGCGCAAGTACAACGATCCCCGGCGGACGAAAATTGGAGAGGAACAAAAGTCTAGGGTAGAGGAGCAGAAGTCTAGAGCAGAGGAGGAAGAGGAACTTAAATCTTCTGAACCAGCAGAGGAAGCGGTTTTAGAATTTACCCAACGGGGTTATGTTCGCCGCACTCAACCATCTGGGAGAAAGTCAAAAACTGAAAATGGTCTGCACGATAATGACTTCATTATCCAAACTGTGTTGACCGACACCGGGAAAGACTTGCTAATACTAACTGGTGGCGGTAAAGTCTATCCGGTGAATGTGGGAGAAATTCCCCCAACTACTGGGCGTTCTCCACGGGGAAAACCTTTGATTACGATGCTCAGTAGTACTGCTCAAGGCGCTCAAGAAGCTGTAGTCAGCCGCTTTTTGTTGCCAGAAAATCTCGAAACTAGACAGATGATTCTCTTAACAAAACAGGGAAGAATTAAGCGTCTGTCTCTGGAAGAATTTACTAACCTGACTCGGCGCGGCATCACGATTTTGAAGCTCAAAGATGATGATGAATTATCATTTACCCAGTTCACAGCTCCAGGGGCGCATCTGATTTTAGCTAGTTCCGGTGGGCGAATGTTACGGTTTGCAGTCAATGATGAACAATTGCCGATCATGGGACGCACAGCGATGGGTTTACAAGCATTTCGCTTATTGAAAAATCAGCAAATGGTTGGCTGTGTGACTGTCGGTAAAGATGATCAACTGCTTCTAGTTACTCAAGAAGGGTATGCAAAGCGGATGGCTGCGAGTCAGTTACGAGCGGCTAATCGCGGTGATTTAGGCACGCAAGCACTGAAATTTGCTAGCAAAACTGACAACTTAGCTGGTATGGTGATGGCGATGCCTTCGGCGGGCTACGCCAACGCATCTGGCGAAGTGGCTTTAGTAACGAATAAGGAGCGGGTCGTGCGAATACCTGTGGAAACAGTGCCGCTCTTAGGTAGAGATGTCAAAGGTGAAAGCATCCTCCAACTCAGCCGCGATGAAAAAATTATTACTGTCGCTGAAGTGCGATCGTAA
- a CDS encoding ABC transporter permease — translation MFKIFKGFSKAKNTRTVPFLEILTMAAETLWSNKLRTSLTMLGVIIGISSVIAITSVGQGVQKGVEQQIQALGTDVIQILAGAARSGNVRQGVGSSSTLTWEDAKAIATQAPSAQMVSAYLQRSAQVVYAGQNTSTTIYGTDLNYPEVRNTHPQQGRYFTQEELDTAAQFAILGPTVQKTLFDQGANVIGERIRIQGEAYEVIGIMEPKGSQGPMDRDDQIFIPLTTMSKRLVGNNALVGVSVNGILVKGANQEQLEAAQFQVTNLLRLRHNIYPPQADDFRLTNQADIVSTFTSVVGLFTVMVVAIAGISLVVGGIGIANIMLVSVVERTREIGIRKAVGATNSAILNQFLAEAIVISIVGGCIGMTVGILLAFIASSIFKFPFIISFLSIIAGFGLSLTVGLIAGVIPARNASKLDPITALRSD, via the coding sequence ATGTTTAAGATATTTAAGGGCTTTTCCAAAGCTAAAAATACTCGCACAGTACCGTTTCTGGAAATCTTGACAATGGCGGCAGAGACTTTGTGGAGTAATAAATTACGCACAAGTCTAACTATGTTGGGCGTGATTATTGGGATTTCTTCAGTTATTGCCATTACTTCTGTCGGTCAAGGGGTACAAAAGGGGGTTGAGCAACAGATACAAGCATTGGGTACAGATGTCATCCAAATCTTGGCGGGTGCGGCTAGAAGTGGGAATGTCCGTCAAGGAGTCGGTTCTAGCAGTACCTTGACTTGGGAAGATGCTAAAGCGATCGCTACACAAGCACCATCAGCACAGATGGTTTCTGCTTATCTCCAACGCAGCGCCCAAGTTGTCTATGCTGGACAGAACACCTCAACAACCATTTATGGCACAGATTTAAACTACCCAGAAGTCAGAAATACTCACCCCCAACAAGGGAGATATTTTACTCAAGAAGAACTAGATACTGCCGCACAGTTTGCCATTCTTGGCCCCACAGTTCAAAAAACACTCTTTGACCAGGGAGCCAATGTCATCGGTGAAAGAATTCGGATTCAGGGAGAGGCTTATGAAGTAATTGGGATAATGGAACCTAAAGGTTCTCAGGGGCCGATGGATCGAGATGACCAGATTTTCATCCCTCTAACTACTATGTCAAAAAGACTGGTTGGGAACAATGCCCTGGTAGGCGTTTCTGTAAATGGAATTTTAGTCAAAGGCGCTAATCAGGAACAGTTAGAAGCCGCTCAATTTCAAGTTACCAATCTCTTACGGCTGCGTCATAACATTTATCCGCCACAAGCTGATGATTTTCGGCTGACTAATCAAGCTGATATTGTTAGTACCTTCACTAGTGTTGTGGGTTTGTTTACAGTCATGGTGGTAGCGATCGCTGGAATTTCTCTGGTGGTTGGTGGCATTGGTATTGCTAACATTATGCTAGTTTCCGTAGTTGAGCGGACACGAGAAATCGGGATTCGCAAAGCCGTAGGAGCAACTAATTCAGCTATTCTCAATCAATTTTTAGCCGAAGCGATCGTGATTTCCATTGTTGGCGGATGCATTGGTATGACAGTTGGTATTTTATTAGCCTTTATAGCTTCAAGCATTTTCAAATTTCCGTTTATAATTTCTTTCTTGTCGATCATTGCTGGCTTTGGACTCTCGTTAACCGTTGGCTTAATTGCTGGTGTGATTCCAGCACGGAATGCCTCTAAATTAGATCCAATCACCGCTTTAAGAAGCGACTGA
- a CDS encoding ABC transporter ATP-binding protein yields MPTMIWMESITKTYHLGEVSVPILKGIQLSIEEGEYVSIMGASGSGKSTLMNILGCLDRPTTGDYIFEGRNLTTFDDDELAYIRNQRIGFVFQQFNLLARATALENVMLPMVYANLPKPKRRERALEALEKVGLGGRISNRPSQLSGGQQQRVAIARALVNRPALVLADEPTGALDTETSHEVMSLLTELNDQGITIVIVTHEPDIAAQTRRIIRVQDGLIVG; encoded by the coding sequence ATGCCAACAATGATTTGGATGGAATCTATTACTAAAACTTACCACTTGGGAGAAGTTAGTGTTCCAATACTGAAGGGAATTCAACTCTCTATTGAAGAAGGGGAATACGTCTCGATTATGGGTGCGTCAGGTTCCGGTAAGTCCACGCTCATGAATATTTTGGGATGTCTAGATCGTCCCACGACTGGAGATTATATTTTTGAAGGCAGAAACCTGACGACTTTTGATGATGATGAATTAGCCTATATCCGCAACCAAAGAATTGGTTTTGTGTTCCAACAATTTAACCTATTGGCGCGGGCGACAGCATTGGAAAACGTGATGTTACCAATGGTTTACGCTAACTTGCCCAAGCCAAAACGCCGAGAAAGGGCATTAGAAGCCTTAGAAAAGGTAGGATTAGGGGGACGTATAAGTAACCGTCCTAGTCAACTATCTGGCGGACAACAACAACGGGTAGCGATCGCTCGTGCTTTGGTCAACCGGCCTGCATTAGTTTTGGCAGATGAGCCAACAGGAGCTTTAGATACTGAAACTTCCCATGAGGTAATGAGCTTGTTGACTGAACTTAATGACCAGGGAATCACCATTGTGATTGTCACTCATGAGCCAGATATTGCTGCTCAAACCAGAAGGATTATCCGAGTTCAGGATGGTTTGATTGTCGGCTAA
- a CDS encoding efflux RND transporter periplasmic adaptor subunit has product MKIDTPNTVDSSALVPEVKKKKGRRNWLSWLIALCLVGGIGYAVYYQVTVVPRQEARRRVLTKPVERQSLTITVSANGTIKPERSINLSPKNSGILKSLLAKEGDIVKQGQIVAYMDDSNLRGQLTSAQGQLAQAEANLQKAIAGNRPQDIAQAQGVLDEAEANLQKVQTGNRSQDIGQAQARLQSAQAALRQAEDNFIRNQQLYNAGGISLQTLNQNRSNRDSAQANVNEAQQALALQKAGSRPEDIEQAKAVVKQRQQALALIKAGTRQEDINAARAQVTSARGSLQNIQAEINDTVIRAPFDGVVTKKYADPGAFVTPTTASSEVASSSSSSILSLASTNEVVANLAETNISKISLGQKVSIKADAYPGKTFEGKVSQIAAQAIVEQNVTSFEVRVSLSDPQRLLRSGMNAEVDFQVGQVANVLVVPTASVVRQENATGVFVAGKNNRPVFTPIETGVTANNFTEVKSGLTGDERVLLSFPPGSRPQSTPRGGVFPGLGGGGGGGGRGAGGSGGRAGGGSP; this is encoded by the coding sequence ATGAAAATTGATACACCAAATACCGTAGATTCCTCAGCATTAGTTCCAGAGGTAAAGAAAAAAAAGGGCAGACGTAATTGGCTTTCTTGGCTAATAGCTCTTTGCCTTGTGGGTGGAATTGGCTATGCCGTTTATTACCAAGTAACGGTTGTTCCCCGTCAAGAAGCTAGACGCCGGGTACTGACAAAGCCTGTAGAAAGGCAAAGTTTAACAATCACAGTTTCAGCGAACGGAACAATCAAACCTGAGCGGTCAATTAACCTCAGTCCGAAAAATTCCGGTATCTTGAAAAGCCTACTGGCGAAAGAAGGAGATATTGTCAAACAAGGACAGATTGTCGCCTACATGGATGATTCCAACCTGCGGGGGCAACTCACCTCTGCTCAAGGACAATTGGCACAAGCCGAGGCGAATTTGCAAAAAGCGATCGCTGGTAATCGTCCTCAAGATATTGCTCAAGCACAAGGAGTATTAGACGAAGCCGAGGCGAATCTGCAAAAGGTACAAACAGGCAATCGCTCTCAAGATATTGGCCAGGCACAGGCACGCTTGCAAAGCGCTCAAGCCGCTCTTCGCCAAGCAGAAGATAATTTTATTCGGAATCAACAACTTTATAATGCAGGCGGTATTTCCCTTCAGACTCTTAACCAAAATCGTTCTAATCGTGACAGTGCCCAAGCGAATGTAAATGAAGCACAGCAAGCACTGGCTCTGCAAAAAGCCGGGTCACGTCCAGAAGATATTGAGCAAGCAAAAGCTGTAGTGAAGCAGAGACAGCAAGCTTTAGCACTGATTAAAGCCGGAACGCGCCAAGAAGATATTAACGCAGCCCGTGCCCAGGTAACATCGGCTCGTGGATCGCTGCAAAACATCCAAGCCGAAATCAACGATACGGTGATTCGCGCGCCCTTTGATGGTGTGGTGACAAAGAAATATGCCGATCCAGGTGCTTTCGTGACACCCACAACTGCTAGTAGTGAAGTCGCTTCTTCTTCTTCTTCTTCAATCTTGTCTCTAGCTTCAACCAATGAAGTTGTCGCCAATTTAGCGGAAACAAATATTTCCAAAATCAGCCTTGGTCAAAAAGTCTCGATTAAAGCAGATGCCTACCCAGGAAAAACCTTTGAAGGTAAAGTGAGCCAAATTGCTGCCCAAGCAATAGTAGAGCAAAACGTTACCAGCTTTGAAGTGAGAGTATCACTTTCAGACCCTCAAAGACTACTACGGTCTGGGATGAATGCAGAAGTAGATTTTCAAGTCGGTCAAGTTGCAAATGTTCTAGTAGTACCAACGGCCTCTGTGGTGCGCCAAGAAAATGCCACAGGCGTTTTTGTAGCAGGAAAGAATAACAGACCTGTGTTTACTCCCATTGAGACTGGTGTCACTGCGAATAACTTTACCGAAGTTAAGTCTGGATTGACAGGAGATGAAAGAGTATTACTCAGTTTCCCACCAGGATCGCGTCCGCAATCAACACCAAGAGGAGGAGTTTTCCCTGGTCTAGGTGGAGGCGGTGGCGGTGGTGGCAGAGGAGCAGGTGGCAGCGGAGGTCGTGCCGGCGGTGGTTCCCCTTAA
- a CDS encoding response regulator yields the protein MKTVLIVEDDLINARVFSKILSKRGGLGVKHTENVEEVIKIAQSGEADLILMDVSLSRSVYQGKSVDGIKITQMLKSDPKTANLPVILVTAHAMEGDRENFLKQSGADGYISKPVVDHQQFVDQIIALLPID from the coding sequence ATGAAAACTGTTTTAATTGTCGAAGACGATCTAATTAATGCTCGTGTTTTTTCCAAAATTTTGTCCAAGCGTGGTGGCTTGGGTGTAAAACACACTGAAAATGTTGAAGAAGTCATAAAAATTGCCCAATCAGGGGAAGCCGACCTGATTTTGATGGATGTTTCTCTATCCAGAAGTGTTTATCAAGGTAAGTCTGTCGATGGAATCAAGATTACACAGATGTTAAAATCCGATCCAAAAACAGCAAACTTACCTGTGATTTTGGTGACGGCACATGCTATGGAAGGCGATCGCGAGAACTTTCTCAAGCAAAGCGGTGCTGATGGCTACATTTCTAAGCCAGTTGTTGACCATCAACAGTTTGTTGACCAAATCATCGCACTTTTACCCATAGACTAA